In Osmerus eperlanus chromosome 4, fOsmEpe2.1, whole genome shotgun sequence, the sequence GTGTGAGCGATCGCGGGGGACAGGGGAAAAGTATGAACAGTATTTTCTCAACCAAAATATCTAAGAAAAGGCTGGATCAGTCATAAATGTTAATTGTATTGTAGACTTAAATCATAAACAATTAATAGCCTACCTAAGACTAAACGTTCCAGTGAAAGTAATAGCAACATAAGCTATAGTTACGACGTGAGATATCTGTCGGATTTTACTTCCAGACCACGGTATGAACAATCCTTTGTTTGCTGTCAATAATGTATAGTTTATGTAGCAATCGtataaacacatttacaattgtTTTCAGCGATCAAGCCACAATTGGATAATCTTAAGAATTATTGAATGCCTAACTTTTGTGAGTATTATAATAATTAAGGCTATAATATTACAGAAAGTGTTATTTTCACATTTAGAGGAAAAGAACACTTTAGATATATTTTGGTGCACAGAAGTGGCAAAGCTTAAGGCTAAAAAGAGAAACGGTCATACTCGGCATATCGATGTGTATACAATTGTTAACCTGAATCTTACTGAATTATGTTTTACTTCATTGtcatagcttgtttcaaatgtATTCGCAGGCATGTTTTACCCACTAGGCTGTAGTTTAATCAATGAGTCAGGCCATAGTCTTTGGTTGTAAATAAATGCTCTATGCAATACTGGTTATTTTTGCTATTAGTGTTTAACAGATTTCGGATGGGTCACTCTCAGTGCGCATCTATAGCAGACCATTACTCCCTGACCATTAAAACAAGTGGACATCAAACTGGGTGCCTCTGGAACCTCACATTTCGCCGTGTTCCAACACCGGAAGATTCAATGATACTACCGATTAGTGTCCCCGACAAGTCCCTCAGTACAGCCCAGTTTGAGAACAAAAAGCTGGACCCGCGTCGAAATGAATCTTGTCAGAATGCCGCAGATCTGCAAAAAGCCTTGTCCCACCTTCACCAGTCTGGTTAGTGCCACaattgtgttttgtgtctgACTATTTCAGGCAATTTTAATAATTTGACCACCGTATCTGGGTGACCTTCAATAAGATATATGTGTTATCGCTATTTTCATTTTCCACATCCCAACTCAAATTATTTGCCTTTGTCTGTGCTCGGTGTATTTTGCAGGCTGGTACTGGGGGGCCCTGAATGCTGCTCAGGCTGCCCAGGTGTTGACTGAATATCCAGAGGGTACATTCCTGCTGAGGGACAGCTCCTACCAGGGATACCTCCTCACCTTATCTTTGATGACCAGCATTGGCCCCACTCACATCCGCATTGAGTACTCTGGTGGCCTGTTTGGTTTTGACTCATTGATGGTGGCACGGCCACGGCTCAGGAAGTTTGGGAGTGCAGTGGATCTTATTCAACACTATTCTCTGACTTACAAACATCTGGCCAGTCAGAAAGAGGGTCTGAAAGCAGAAAatgaaacaggacacactgttaACTCTGGCCCAGATCATTCATTGCAGCTCAAGCTCACACAGCCCCTCTTCAAAAACTCTCCCAGTCTACAGCACCTCTGTCGTGTAACTATCAATCATCATTCTCGCTCTCACCAACACTTGCCTCTACCTGGGAGGCTACTAGACTTCTTACTGGAGTACCCCTTTGTGCTGTAAGAAAATGTATGGAGATTAAAAATTTTACCCCTGAATTTGACTTTTTACATGTTGTTGATAATGCCTTTAATATAACTGAAGCTGCCATTTGATTCCACTAATAATACCATGTCAAAGCACAATTTAGTTGAACGAACATCCACCTCTTCATCAAAGTGCAGTTGTGTTGATAACCATTCGTTTTAGGGAAAAATAGCTGATAATCAAAAGTTATTTTGtgcaataaaacatttaaaaacacatCCTCCTGACCTATACTGTACATAAATGACAGTAATTTATGTGGATAAGATGAAGTGACTATTTAGAGATGACTAGCAAGAAAGGGTACAGAAAGTGAGAAAAACTAGATTAATGCCTTTTTGTTTACAATTATTTCTGGACAAACCATGTGTCAAAAAGAGGTTTGTACAATTTAGTACAGTATTTTAAAGTACATTTGTTAAGGTATTTACGAAACATTGTTTATTGAAGATTTATTTTCATTCATGTAGTTAACTATATTATAATAATGTTTCTACTCTATTGGTGTGCTTGCTGAGAGAAAGACTACTGAAGATATcttgcatacttattattcttAACATTCTTTGTTTGAGCTTGAGAAGTCTTTGGATTTCAATTAAAAACGCTCCTTAATCGATTCTGTCCTGCTGATTAGTCCATTCATTTGCTTAAGAACCACCCACattgctctctctgtcagttATCTCCCTCTTTATCTACATACATCAAATTTTTATTGTCAATCCATCTGTTTATCATCCAAATATTTCCCATAATCAGTTTTACTCTGGGGACATGACAGCTACTCATACTACTGTTTAACCCCTACATCCTTTATCTCACTCAGTTTATAATTATATTGTTTCTTCTTTCTATCCTTCTATTTGTCTTACTGTTCCAAAAACCTTTCAATTCTTaagtcacatttacatttagtcaatctTTACTTATCTGCTGATTACGTTTTAGTAGACACTATATTGTTGAACTTGTGTGGTCCTTTTTTCCCATTGAAATTATCTTAAAGACAGGTACATGTAGTAACATTATAATACATGGTTGTTGTTGAGTTATTATAGTTAAAAGGATTACATAAATTATAACAGATAGTTAAACAGAATAACTAAATAAATAAGTTGAGAGAAATTCTGACATTGCAAATTATGTGATTTGCCCAAATGTTTAGTAAACTAAAGACAGCTCTTTGCCCTAAAATTTTAGCAAACTAAAGACAGCTATTTGCCCTAAAATTTTAAGTTGAATTATTACATAagtaattttttttcttttttaacatGTTATTCCCGGAATAGTTTATGTCTAAGTATATGAGTAGATAATGGTGCACAGcttaaatattttttatttccttGTAGCTCTTCACATTTATCCAACTTTAGTCCAACTACCGCTCTCAGCTTTCTAGGAAAACCAGGCCTGCAGTAAGAATGCTATGTTCTCCCAGGAAACCATAGAAACTGGAACAAAGGTGTAAGTGTACTCAAGAGTGGCGATGGGACTGGGCGTGTAAACACCCATGCCTTTTCTAAGAATGATGTCAACTTGAGTTTCACAATTTCCTGTTATCAGCTGTTTCCAATTCAACTTAAGTTACACAATAATTGTTTCATGACTGGtaacaaaataataatcatGAAGTAACTTAGGGAGTTAACATGCTTTAATAAGGAACAGTAATGTGGTATTGCATACATGCAAacgcttgtgtgtgcatgcatttgtacccgttcatgcatgtgtgtgtgcatagcatgcttgtgtgtatatTCTTGCAGAGCTTATTGAGTGACTCACAGTTCTAGGAAGGAAAAATTCCTGGAGGTTGGTGCACCCGCAACTCACACCCACCTTATTCTCTGCTTCAAAGCTTCAACCTAGTAaaacagggagaaagaaaacaagaatGCAAGCTTGTCAAAGTGTAAGAGGATAAAATATGAAAAAGCAGTTCATCTGAATATTCTCACTCTACTTCAGATATACACACAGTGGATGTTTTACATAAACCCTTTGCACGTTTTCCCAGTAAATTACTCACAAGGGAATTCTTTTAAATAGAACATTGGCTCTCCCTGACGATAATCACATTACTTAAGTTTACATCACTTTTAAATGGGAATATCAATGGTTCTTTTATTGAGTTTTGTTCTTCTTAATTGTTAGCAGAGCATATTCCATATTCACTATATACTGTAGCCCCTCTCTTTGTCCCTGCAGTTCGTGGTATTAATTACCAGTCATCACATGGATGGTGTATTTACAGCTCTTTCTCCTCATTGTAATATCATTTTCTCTGAACTGGCTGTCTTTGAGACAGAGACTCATCTGTTTTCAGAGAGCCTagcctctgttttcaatcagagctgagtgaggggggagcagggaggatgggtggaggcacACACTGTGCAGAGCCCAGTGTGGGAGAAGAGAGTGAGCTGGTCTCAAATAGAACTGCAGTTCCACAATTGCAGTTTCCAGTTCCTGGAAAGAAGGAAGCATTTACTGAGAGATCCAATAATCAACCTGCAACCTGAAACTACTTTAACCACACTCTGTATGGACTCTGAAATGCACAAGTAGCTTTGGTTAAATGCAATAATGTCTCAATTTACTGAACAATTGGTTGTAAGTTTTCATTTGAGTGCTGAAACAGTTTCTTAGTTTTCGTTTTTTCAAGAGAGCTGACTTGCTCATTGTTGAAATAAACCCTTAATGAAACGCAACTGGAGGATGTTTGGGTCTGTGATATTAATGGCTTATGTAAAAGGTAAAGCGTTCAAAGAAATGTCACTTTTAGCTACCTAAAACTCAAACCATAAACAGGTTACTTCCAATCTCAACCCGCCACAAGGGCAGCCCTCTCGGTCTATGGAGAACTGGCGACATCTAGTGGTGATAAAGTATTCTGACACCTTCTCGTTGAAAGCTGTACATCCTAGTCTAGATCTCGAAATATTTTAGAGCTTAGTCAGTAAGATTGGTCTAAACAACATGGTAGCCAAATGGGCACATTGCAGTCGTCGTGTTACTGCATTCTTATGCAATAACTGGTAGGGAAAGCCTTATATCTTAGATCTGCAAAATTACAGGAAATACGATACGGTTGCGTGTGATCCACTCAGAGATATTTCATTGGTTGAAAGGCAGTTGAATCCTGCCTTGCTTTTAACTGTTAGCTTGTCAATCAAAATTTTACATTGTTTACTTCCTGGTCGGCGAAGACACCAAAAATTGCCTTAAGGGAAAACGAAATAACATAAGGGTAAGTGTTTAACACATCAACGTCAAATTATCGCTTTGTCTTTAACTACATGACATGTTATTTATTACGATAATCAAGCGTGTACGCCATTAAAGCATTTATAGTACACTAAGTTTTGCATTCTTACTATAGAATGGACTGAACCTTTGTAAAACAATGCCTAGCATACAGTAAGGTAGGCTAACGTTAGATTTCTTTCTGGCAGAAGCACGCATTTTCGTGCCTTGTGAATGTGCTCACATGACTTAGCGTTTAGACAATTTGGCGTTCCAGTGTGACTTCATTAGATATATTTTGTAGCTATTTTATAGATATTACTTTACAGGTCAAATTAATGTGCTGGAAGGAATTGTCACGTTTAGACATGTAGGCCTGGTCGGCTTTAGGAAGAACTATATTTTACCGATTGAGAATGACACAAGGTGGGGATACTACACAATGGATACCCAATGAACTATAAAACTGTTAATATAGACTGTCAACTTGCCCGTGTATGAAGTCTGACGAGGTTTGCATACATCTGCCAACAAcatatttaataacatttttTAAGTTAACATTTTACACCTGATCTCTCTCCCAACCATGTGCAAATTATTTTCCCTAGGCGGATTTCACACTGATTAAGGAAGGGGGAGAAACCATGTGAAAGTCACATGAACGACAAGGATGAGGCATAAAAAAACAGGGAGGAAACTTGAGGAGAGGACTACTGCCACACCACTGTCTCATAAAAGTAATTAGCTGCGTTAGCCTCAAAACCACTAGGcagtcccctctcccaccccctgcccaGTCATATGCCATGAACAACACGACTCAGCCCCCTTCCACTGTAGATGGGGATGGAGCAGTCAGCTACGT encodes:
- the LOC134018946 gene encoding suppressor of cytokine signaling 2-like, which produces MGHSQCASIADHYSLTIKTSGHQTGCLWNLTFRRVPTPEDSMILPISVPDKSLSTAQFENKKLDPRRNESCQNAADLQKALSHLHQSGWYWGALNAAQAAQVLTEYPEGTFLLRDSSYQGYLLTLSLMTSIGPTHIRIEYSGGLFGFDSLMVARPRLRKFGSAVDLIQHYSLTYKHLASQKEGLKAENETGHTVNSGPDHSLQLKLTQPLFKNSPSLQHLCRVTINHHSRSHQHLPLPGRLLDFLLEYPFVL